Sequence from the Bacillus sp. BGMRC 2118 genome:
GATGAAGTACAGAGGCAATCAAATGTCATCTTACTGATTGCTAAGGTAGATAATCAAATTGTAGGGAGTGTTCAGCTTCATTTAGTCATGAAGGAAAATGGTGTACATAGAGCTGAAATAGCAAAATTAATGACACACCCAGCATACCGGAGATACGGAATAGGTCGCAGCTTGATGGAAGCGTTAGAAAATAGGGCATTTTTAGAAAATAGAACATTACTTGTACTCGATACAAGAGCTGGAGATCCGTCGAATAGTTTGTATACAAAATTAAATTATATACGGGTAGGGGAAATCCCAAAATTTGCGATATCTGATAACGGGCAATTGCATTCAACTGTTCTTTATTATAAGGACTTATCGAGTTAACAGTCATAAAAAAGCTATGGCTTCGTGCCATAGCTTTTATTTTTTGATAAGTTTAGAAGGGTTATTCACTTTGTACAAGGCACTGACTTCTAACAATAAACTTTCGTCTTCCACATCTTTCCCCTTTGGCAGACTTTTCTTCACAATTTTTCCATCGAACTCGATTTCCTGACCAGCTGCTAGCTCGAATTTTTTTAATGTTTTACTATGACTACACCATGCTAGTCCAACATCAATTGGTTCGTCCTGCTCAATTCGGACGTCTTCAAGTACAACGACTTCATCATTTTCTTCATTAAAGTGATTCCAGCTTAAGGCGAATTGTTTCACTTTTGCTGTAAAATGTACTTTTTCTTCAGGTAAAACAAGCTTTGCAGGTTTTTCTTTTTTTGCTTTAGTCACTGGTTTTGCTCCAGTTGTGGATGTAGATGTTTTCTCTTTCGTTACAGTTTGTGGAACTTTTTCAGTAGCATCTTCATCTAGCTTAATCAATTCTTTTCCGAAACTGGAAGACTGCATTTCCTTTAAGTATGCTGGGTGAATACATGAGAGATTACCGTCTTGAAATTCGATAACGAGTGTATTTTGTTCTAATGTGTCACCGAATACTTCATAACCTTTAATCGTTACGAGCCTTTGGTGTGTACGATCTTTATACCAAAATTCCTTTTTCACTTCTTTCGTTGTGCTTAATCCCCAATCACGGACCTTTTCTGCATAATGATCTTCATCTTGAAATATTTCAAATTCGCCACTTGGCGGTATGTAAAATGTTTGATCCTTTTCTTCCATTGTGTCACTTCCTTTATAATAGGTCACCTCTTTACATAGAAAGAGGTGACTTCTGTTTATTCTCTATAAATTTAATAGTAGCATATTTATATAGTGTGTAAAAAACACCTGTAATCATGAAAACTAAAATTCCTGGTGATAACGTTTCGTCGATTAAGAAATAAAGGAGCATACCAATAGCGATCGAAATCATAGCTTGTTTGTTAAATGTAAAGTTATCTAGATACATTGCTTCTAAGTCTGTAATCTCAATTTTACTTTTCTTATATAATATAAAATCTGTCACAATAACAGCAGAAAGCGGTATGATAAATCCACCTAATAACGTAATATACTGTTTTGCTTCTGTCACAATGGCTGGAAAACAGCTTAACGTAATTCCGAGTATACCAAATGTTAGGGCACTTTTAATTCTGCCAAGCTTTGGAATGCTATTTAGCAAGCTAAATCCGCCTGTATACGCATTATTCATATTAATGGAAAGCATCGATATAATGGCAGTAACCGAAATTAGCAAAAGAACGACATAAGAACTTGTTAATGTCGTTGACACGACAAAGGGATTTACATCCTGGTATCGAACCGCAGTAAAGGCTGCTAAAATGGCGGTCAATGTAAATCCGGTTACATTTCCTGTGAATATTCCCCAAAAAGAGTGCTTCTTGGATTTAGAGAAGCGGGCCATATCTGAAGATGCACTAACTCCTGATACATATTGAACAAATGTTAATCCAGTGAAGAAGATAAAACTGGATATTGAAAAGGTATAACTACTGCTTTCAAACGTAGTAATAGGCGATGCAGATGTGACTAACAAATAAAAAATCACAACCTGACCTACTAGCAAGACAGGAATAAAATATCTTGTTAACTTCTTGATTAAATCAAACCCAACGAGAGCTAAAATAGACATGGTTGCTGCAAGTATAATAGAAATAAGGTAGAAAGGGATGCTAATTTGAAATAACCGTTCCGCCATTTCTTTTACTAAATACGTTCCGCCAATCGTTTGAACCGAAAACCAGTACAAAGATGTAACGGTTCGAATCGGTGATGAAATATATTGAGCCCCTTTAATTCCGATAATTGAGCGTATCGCATATTGTGCGGGTATCCCGTTCGTGGCTCCAGGGAAACTAAGCCAAGAAACGAAGAAAAACGCAAGTATTGCTCCTAAAACAGTACTAATAACCGCTTGTGTAAAGGTTAAACCACCCTCTAATACAGCTAATGCGGGAACTAAAAAGTTACCTGCATTAACAGAAAAGGCAACTTGAATATAAAAATATTCAAACCAACTTGTTGTCCGCAGTTCTTGTGGGACAGGATCAAGTCCAAATCTTTCTATAATATCTGGCTTTTTCATTTCTTTTTCCATATCAATACTCCTAATGTGTTTGTCTACTAGTTATTATAACGACATTCACTATTTTTGTAGATATACAAACTTCTCCAAAATTTTCCGGTAAGGTGAATAGAAAGGTAAATTTCATCTCAAGATAATAAA
This genomic interval carries:
- a CDS encoding GNAT family N-acetyltransferase, which encodes MSLLNGVEILEVTQIQNVKAELSRLLIQVVEDGASIGFMPPLSLSVSMEYWDEVQRQSNVILLIAKVDNQIVGSVQLHLVMKENGVHRAEIAKLMTHPAYRRYGIGRSLMEALENRAFLENRTLLVLDTRAGDPSNSLYTKLNYIRVGEIPKFAISDNGQLHSTVLYYKDLSS
- a CDS encoding cytosine permease, translating into MEKEMKKPDIIERFGLDPVPQELRTTSWFEYFYIQVAFSVNAGNFLVPALAVLEGGLTFTQAVISTVLGAILAFFFVSWLSFPGATNGIPAQYAIRSIIGIKGAQYISSPIRTVTSLYWFSVQTIGGTYLVKEMAERLFQISIPFYLISIILAATMSILALVGFDLIKKLTRYFIPVLLVGQVVIFYLLVTSASPITTFESSSYTFSISSFIFFTGLTFVQYVSGVSASSDMARFSKSKKHSFWGIFTGNVTGFTLTAILAAFTAVRYQDVNPFVVSTTLTSSYVVLLLISVTAIISMLSINMNNAYTGGFSLLNSIPKLGRIKSALTFGILGITLSCFPAIVTEAKQYITLLGGFIIPLSAVIVTDFILYKKSKIEITDLEAMYLDNFTFNKQAMISIAIGMLLYFLIDETLSPGILVFMITGVFYTLYKYATIKFIENKQKSPLSM